CCACCGAACTCATCGGCCATGGCCGTGATGACGCAGGGAATCTCCTCGCCGCGCGCCGCCCACGCCACCGCATAGTCGGAGTGGGTGTGCACGACACCGCCGACCTCGGGCATGTGCCGGTACACGTACGCGTGGGCCGCGGTGTCGCTGGACGGGCTGCGGTCGCTGCCCGGCGTTCCCGCGATGACGGCGCCGTCGAGGTCGCAGAGGATCATGTTCTCGGGGGCGAGGTCGTCGTAGGAGACGCCCGAGGGCTTGATCACGAAGAGGTCGCTGTCCGGCACGCGCCCAGAGACGTTGCCGCCCGTCCAGACCACCAGGCCGTACCGCACGAGCTCCGCGTGCAGCGCGGCCACATCGGCGCGGACGGCGTCGATGCGCTCCTGCAGGTGCTGGTCGATCACACGGCCCCCTGCCGGCGCGCTCACTCGCTCCTCCGCTTCGTGAGCACCCGCTGCAGCAGCACGAAGGCGAGGAGGATGCCGCCAGTGATGATCGTGAGGTACTCGGGCTTGATCGAGCCGTCCTTCGTGATGATCATCCACAGGGCGGCGAGCACGAGTGTGCCCACCACGGAACCCAGCACGTAGCCGACGCCGCCGGTGAGCAGCGTGCCGCCGATGACGACCGCAGCGATCGCGTCGAGCTCCCAGCCGATGCCGGTGACGTTCTGCGCTTTGCCGCCCACCTCTGCGGTGTAGACCACTCCGGCAAGGCCGGCGAGAGCGCCGCTGAGGATGTAGATCCAAACCCGCGTGCGGGCCACGGGCAGGCCCATCAGCTGGGCCGACGACTCGGCACCGCCGATCGCGTAGATCGTGCGTCCCGTGCGGGTGCGGTGCAGGAAGAAGACCGCGGCGATCACGACGACGACGGCGATGAAGAAGCCGGGCGTGAGGACGAGATCGTTGGTCTTGGGGCCGTCGATGAGCTTGAAGTCCGTGGCCAGCAGCAGGATCGGAGAGCCCTCCGGCGCGTGCACGGGCACCGTCGACAGGATCGAGGCGAGGCCGCGCGCGAGGAACATCATCGCGAGCGTCGCGATGAAGGGCTGCACGTTGAAGAACTGGATCAGCACGCCCGAGACCAGACCGAACAGCGCGCCGAGCACGATCATGATGACGATCGCGAGCCACGCGTTCACCCCCGCGCCCATGAGCATCACGCCGGCGACCGAGGTGAACGCCACGACGGCGCCGACGGACAGGTCGATGCCGCCGGAGAGGATCACGATCGTCATGGCCACGGCCAGGATGATCGTCGGGGCGAAGCTCACGAGCAGACTCGACATCGTGCCGAGGTGGAAGACCCGGCCGTAGGCGATCTCCGCGTACACGAGCATGCTGATGAACAGCACGACCGCCGCGAGCGTGGGAATCAGCGACTGGCTGCGGCCCCAGACACGCGACCACGCGGTTGCGCGGGGGGTGGCGATCGCCGCGGCCTGCCCGGCCGACGGGGGCGTGGAGCGTTCGCGAGTGGTGGATGCGTCGCTCATGCGACGACCTCCTTCGGCTGCGTGGACTCGGAGAGGGGGGCCGCGGGTGTGCGGGTGCGGTTGCCGCGGCGGAGCACCAGGGAACGGATGCGCTCGGACTGCAGCAGCACCAGCGCGACGATGACGATCGCCTTGAAGGCCGGCGTCGCGGCGGCCGAGACTCCGAGGAAGAGGACCGTCTTGTTGAGGGTCGCGATCAGCAGGGCGCCGATCGTCGAGCCCACGATCGAGAACTTCCCGCCGGCGAGCGAGGTGCCCCCGATGACGACGGCGAGGATCGCGTCGAGCTCCATCTGGTACCCGGTGCCCGAGACGTCGACGGTCATGACCTCCGACACGGTGAACAGTCCGCCGACAGCGGCGAGCGCCGCCGACAGCACGTACACCGCGATGAGGATGGGGCGGGGGCGGATGCCGGCGAGCCGGCTGGCCTGCGGGTTGATGCCGATCGACTCGATCATGAGGCCGAGGGCGGTGCGGCGCATCACGAGCGCGACGACGATGACGATCGCGATCGCGAGCACGAAGCTCAGCGGAAGGCCGAGGAACTGACCGTTCGCGAGAGCCCGGAAGGGCGCGTTCTCCGCGTTCGTGTTCTGGCCGCCGGTGATGACGCGCGCGATACCGCGCCCGGCGAGCATCATCACGAGCGTGCTGATGAACGGCTGCAATCCGATGACGGCGACGAGCAGGCCGTTGATCGCGCCGAGCACGATACCCAGCAGCACGGCGAGCCCGATCGCGGTGAACATCGCACCGACCGAGGTGGGCTGGCCCAGACCGCTGAGGGTGACCATCGCGACCGCGCCG
The sequence above is a segment of the Microbacterium sp. PM5 genome. Coding sequences within it:
- a CDS encoding sugar ABC transporter permease: MSDASTTRERSTPPSAGQAAAIATPRATAWSRVWGRSQSLIPTLAAVVLFISMLVYAEIAYGRVFHLGTMSSLLVSFAPTIILAVAMTIVILSGGIDLSVGAVVAFTSVAGVMLMGAGVNAWLAIVIMIVLGALFGLVSGVLIQFFNVQPFIATLAMMFLARGLASILSTVPVHAPEGSPILLLATDFKLIDGPKTNDLVLTPGFFIAVVVVIAAVFFLHRTRTGRTIYAIGGAESSAQLMGLPVARTRVWIYILSGALAGLAGVVYTAEVGGKAQNVTGIGWELDAIAAVVIGGTLLTGGVGYVLGSVVGTLVLAALWMIITKDGSIKPEYLTIITGGILLAFVLLQRVLTKRRSE
- a CDS encoding L-ribulose-5-phosphate 4-epimerase; the encoded protein is MSAPAGGRVIDQHLQERIDAVRADVAALHAELVRYGLVVWTGGNVSGRVPDSDLFVIKPSGVSYDDLAPENMILCDLDGAVIAGTPGSDRSPSSDTAAHAYVYRHMPEVGGVVHTHSDYAVAWAARGEEIPCVITAMADEFGGPIPVGPFAIIGDDSIGRGIVDTLRGHRSRAVLMQNHGPFTIGVNAKDAVKAAVMCEDVARTVHIARQAGELIPIPQDKIDALYNRYQNVYGQGTDERR
- a CDS encoding ABC transporter permease, with product MTRLRALVRTPWFWGIVGIVLLLALNTLKDPTYLALGVNPTTGQLSGNLLDILRVSAPIVMIALGMTFVIATSGIDLSVGSVMAVGGAVAMVTLSGLGQPTSVGAMFTAIGLAVLLGIVLGAINGLLVAVIGLQPFISTLVMMLAGRGIARVITGGQNTNAENAPFRALANGQFLGLPLSFVLAIAIVIVVALVMRRTALGLMIESIGINPQASRLAGIRPRPILIAVYVLSAALAAVGGLFTVSEVMTVDVSGTGYQMELDAILAVVIGGTSLAGGKFSIVGSTIGALLIATLNKTVLFLGVSAAATPAFKAIVIVALVLLQSERIRSLVLRRGNRTRTPAAPLSESTQPKEVVA